DNA from Triticum aestivum cultivar Chinese Spring chromosome 7D, IWGSC CS RefSeq v2.1, whole genome shotgun sequence:
ttatagcatgaacaatagacaattatcatgaacaaggaaatataataataaccattttattattgcctctagggcatatttccaacagggcccACGGGCACCCCCTTGACCTACCTCCGCCTTTATAAATACtttaaaatcccaaaaaccctaagggagtcgacgaaatactttttccgccaccgcaagtttcagaaccacgagatccaatttaggggccttttccggcactctgccggagggggcaacgatcacggatgggttcttcatcatccttgttgcccctccgatgatgcgtgagtagtttaccacatacccgcgggtccgtagttagtaactagatggattcttctctctttttgatcttcaatacaatgttctcctcggtgttcttggagatctatttggtgtaactcttttttgccgcctgttttgttgggatccgattgattgtgagtttatgatcagttctatccatgaaaattatttgagtctttgctgaactcttttatgcatgattgttatagcctcgtatttcttctccggttcattggtttggtttggccaactagattgatttatcttgccatgggaagaggtgctttgtgatgggttcgatcttgcggtgctcaatctcagtgacataAAGAGACGTGACACAcacgtatcgttgctattaagggtaacaagatagggttgattcatacgtgagtttatcttgtctacatcatgtcatctttcctattgcattattccgtttttcgatgaacttaatacactagatgcatgctggataatagtcgatgtgtgaagtaatagtagcagattcaggcaggagtcggtctactaatctgggacgtgatgcatatatacatgatcattgccttggatatcgtcatgattattcgatattctatcaattgcccaacagtaatttgtttacccaccgtatgctattttcttgagagaagcctctaatgaaaactatgcccccgggtctatttcctatcatatattaaatcaaaaatactttgctgcattttttctttatttgttttacttcgtatttttgttagatctatttagCAAAACCTATactatttaatctatctcaataccgttgagggatCGACAACcgctcttacgcgttgggttgcaagtatttgttgtttgtgtgcaggtgttgtttatatagtgttgcttgattctcctactggattgataatcttgatttcataactgaggaaaatacttacctccgccgtgctgcatcatcctctcctcttcgaggaaataccaacgcagattacAACAATCAGCGGGCCTCCCGCAAGGAGGCGACAGATATGCGGCGGCTGCAGCGCGAGTGCTTCGCCGCTGTCGGTGACAAATGTCGTGGCGCCTAGCTGGGCTTCAACCGGTGGCCAAACGGGACGACAACGACGAAGGTGGCCCGAGTGGCCTCGGAGGCTATGCCTACGAggttttattttgttttatatttagtttagtttagtttagtttccTTTGGAGTAGTTTGCATGTAATATATGAACTCGGTTAAATTTTGTCTGAAATTCGTGTTTGAAATGGAAGAAATTATTGGAAATGTAGATGGATGACCGGCGGTCGACCGGATGTCGCGTATGCACCACATTTGAGCGTGCCCGTTTGATAATCCGCGTTGGTGAGTACAGTAGGAGTTGATTTTCTTCACGAGATATCTCGCAGAAAAAAAAATCTTGACGAGATGATGAATGAATTAGTAAAATTGCAGAGAGAACCTTCTCCTGGAAAACCTCACGTGTCAACGGACATGGGGGTTGGTGTGGTGGAAGAAAATGGCGAAATCGGGTGAACCATTACACGAAAATGGTTGGTGGgatcgaaaagaaaagaaaagaaattctcCACCACCTTCCCCGCGTCGCCTACCCCGACCCACCTCGCCTCGCCTcacctcccctccctcctcccctcgcgcCTCATCCGAACCAAACCCACTCCCGCATCTCAACAACCGCCACCCCACCGCCATCCATGGCTGCCGCCGCCTCCGACTCCGACCCCGCCGCGCACCCGCGGGACGACCCCAACCTCCCCttcgcctccttctccctctccctctcgctccgcacgcccaccgcccccgccgccacccTCGCCTCCGTCCCCTCCGCCGTCCGCCTACCCACCCAAATCTCCACCCTCGCCGCCTGCCTCcacccctccgccgcctcctcctccccgcgccgcgccacccGCATCAACGCCGCCgcggcctccctcctctccccgctCACCGCCTCGTCGCCCGGCCTCTCccgctccttcccctccggcgcccccggcgccgccggccgccgccgcacgCTCGTCTGGTTCCGCGCCGACCTGCGCCTCCACGACCACGAGCCTCTCCACGCCGCCGTCGGCgcgtcctcctccctcctccccgtcTTTGTCTTCGACCCACGCGACTTCGGCAAGTCGCCCTCGGGTTTCGACCGCACCGGGCCCTACCGCGCTAGCTTCCTGTTGGACTCCGTCGCCGACCTGCGCCGGAGTCTCCGCGCGCGCGGCGGCGACCTCGTTGTGCGGGTTGGGAGGCCCGAGGTGGTGATCCCCGAGCTCGCGCGTGCAGCCGGAGCAGAGGCCGTCTACGCGCACGGGGAGGTGTCGCGGGACGAGTGCCGCGCGGAGGAGAAGGTCAGCAAGGCCATAGAGAAGGAAGGCGTCGAGGTCAAGTACTTCTGGGGCAGCACGCTGTACCACTTGGACGATCTGCCCTTCAGGCTCAATGACATGCCATCCAACTATGGCGGATTCAGGGAGGCCGTCAAGGGGTTGGAGGTTAGGAAGGTGCTGGACGCGCCAGAAGAGGTCAAGTGTGTGCCTATGAAGAATGTGCTGGAGCCTGGTGACATCCCCACGCTTGGTGAGCTTGGACTCTCTGCACCACCGGCCATGGCACAGGTAAAAGTTTTCAGAGACACTCATTCTTGCGAAACACATTTGACTCTCTAACTACATTCAGCTTCTAGCCAAGATATAAGTCAATGCTCACACTTGTGTGGTGAAAGTTTATGAGTTCGATAATCCTCGCGCTGAATTATGCAAAATAGAAGTGGATGGTGTAGCCAACTGTAGCATGCTTGATAATGTTGACAATTTAGCTAGTGAATTGTTGTAAAAGATTATATTCTTAGGCGATTTTGTTAGTAGGTTCGGTCAACGGATCTTTGACGGTCAGGAATGGGAATTGAGTTGAAAGGTTGCTCGTTCGTGCATTTAGGTTCGCACGACATAATTGCTGCCTATTGGCCATATTAATGAAGTTAGTGCTAGGGTTTGCATGCTTTGCTTCTTGTTTGATCGAGCATGTTGTAACATTTCAGAGCAAGGCGACAAAATGAGAACACggccatttttcttttctttttgttataAATTCATAAAAAAAATGTAACAAGATTGTACCACATGAAAAACAAATATGGTTTTGTCTTTTGCTTTTGTACAACCATGATATGCTTCTCTGTTGTCCCACTAATTTAAGGACGCCTTACACCTATAACCCGAGCTCCTCTTGAGTGTATGTGTAAAATGTGGACTGCGACATTGGTGCTGACAGCCTGACACCAGATGCTTAGTTTTGTGTTAGTGACAACAACTATAGGATAGGATCAATTTATTTGAGCTATAGTCCATATCATTCTGTAATGTTTGTTTACCTAGCATAATGGCTTTTTATGTTTAAATTAATGATGTGCTTATGCTCCTGTCATCAACAATTCCCTACACACATTCAGTTCAACATGTCTGACAGCCTGAATGCTATGTTTTTCTGAACTTCAAGTTTCACCTTGTTAACTCAGGACTCAAAATCTGCTGCTGGTTCAAATCTCATTGGTGGTGAGGCAGAAGCCCTGGAAAGGCTGAAGAAATTTGCTGCAGAATGTTGTATGCAGCCGAATAAAGCTGTGAAAGATAGTACTCAGAATAGCATATATGGTGCTAATTTCTCCTGCAAAATTTCACCATGGCTTGCTACTGGTTGTCTCTCTCCACGTTTCATGTATGAGGAGTTGAAGAAGCATGCCATTAGGTATGTGGTGTTACTGTGAACCCTAACAGAAGTATATGGAGAAAGTAGTAACGTACTCTGTCTCGTCATTATGCTATGGTCTTATTTCTTTTTTGCATAATTGGCAATTTTCTCTTTCTTCTAGAGCAATTCCATCCAAGGATGGTGACGGAACATCCGATGCTGGGACAAATTGGTTAATGTTTGAATTGCTATGGAGAGATTTCTTCAGGTATCTATTGTTTATAAACCTCAGTTCTTATGATAATATCATGTACTACACTTGTGATATCAGGTAAATTGCATGCCTGTGTTAAAGTGAAGTTTGTTGTTTTATCAAGAGAACACAAATGGCAGTATAATATTGTTAGCTTCCTTTTATGATAGCCTTcgagggcaggcctggcgcagtggtgaagtcctccccacttgtgccaagaggtcctgggttcgaaccagcctctctgcattgcactttgcaggggtaagactaggttcctataatccctccccagaccccaccttgtgtgggagcttctatgcactgggtctgtccttttatGATAGCCTTCCAAAAAAATATTGCATCGAAGATGTTTAGTCGCTTTAATCATCAGTGTGTAAACACTAAACAGCAGATAGCTTCTGCAGTATGATTTAGCTGATGACCATTAACTGACAAATGAAACATGTTAGGTTCGTCACAAAGAAGTACAGCTCTGCACAGAAGACGTCCGAAGTTGCACCGGCCACTGGTTGCACACCCGCCCCTGCGTTTGCTTGAGTATGCACGTAGTTAGCCAAGCAGAGAGTCAGCTGCTGGTTTTTGGTTGTGACCAACTCATGCAACCTTTCAATGGAGTGAATTTTGTCCCAATAAATGTTGCCTGAAAATGACGCCCCAAGTAAGCTGTTCCTGCATTTTGGACCAATTTGATCTCGGAAGAGATCCTTGTATCTGTCGACATTTTTTGTAAGACTTGAATGGTATCGTAAAAAAAAATCCTAGATGCTTCCTTCACTTTCTTCCTTGCAGTTGAGTATAATAGGAGTGAATAGATTCGCTTGTGGCAACAAGTTGAACTGATATAATGCCAGCTTTTGATTGGTGCATTGATTATCCATTGTGTGAAATTTTTTACTTTGGGATGTGCGAAAATTTGGATTTCAAATCTAAAAATCTTAAGTGTTCGTCAGCTGGATGAAAGAAAAACGCAATCTGCCTTATCTGATTTGAGTTCCTTGAAATGGTAATTGCACTTCTTTTTTGGTATAGCAGAGCTCCATTTTGGTAATTGCACTCCTTTTTTGAAATGGTAATTGCGCTGCTGATAGAAAGGTATTCCGGGAAGCAATACCTACAGTGACAAATGCAAGGCTATATGATTAGGGGGGAAATATGCTCCCAAGCATTTGGGGGCCTCTTCGACTATAGAATTCTTTTTGGAGGATTTAAATCCTTATTTACATTGtttgtttgatttgtaggattggaTCCTATATGATATTCCCCCTGAATAATCATTTGTACTATATCCAATAGAAAATCTCTTTTTGAAGAGACATTCTATATCTGATATAAAAAAAGGTATGGATTTTTGGAACCTGGGCCTAGGCGCACCCATTTAGGCAAAAAAAAATTTAGAGAACAGTAAAAAACAAGTGAAAGTTTTTAAAAGTAAGGTTAATATAATCAGTTTTGTTTTATTCGCAAAACATACCAGTCCGTCTCCTTTTACTTCGATTTTGTACCAACAGTAAAGTAAAAGTCGCCTAAAAAAAGGTACACCTACAAACTCAATAGGAAGAGGACCCTGAAGAGGCAATCGAGTACGCCGTTTATTGGACTCCTGTGATTCAATCAAACGAAAATTCCTTGTTTTTCTGTCATGCAATCAAACTCTAATCCAGCAGGAAGAGGACCCTGAAGAGGCAATCGAGGACGCTGTTTATTGGATTTAATTTGTACGCTGGAGGAAATGGGTTGATACTTGATTAAGGCATTGGACTTGAGAAGGAAAGCGTACGTGTTGGAATATTTCTAGGCCCCGCATGCTCTCACCAACATTTCTACAAACCACAAGAACAAGAACGGACAATTCTTCAGCTTGGTTATCTAAGCATCCATCACATGTCGTCCTGGCCACAATTCAAAACATGGGTGAAAAAAATAAACATCAAAACTCTACTGCAGGAGTGCTCCAACAAGTTCAAAGTTTCACACGACACAGAAGCATGGCAGTGCATATtagtcctcctcctcgccctcgttcTCAGCAATGTTGAAGTACCGGAGCTCGTAGACGCTGCGGTCCTTGTTGGATGAAATCACCCGAAGCCAGTCACGCACATTGTGCTTCTTCAGGTACTTCTTCGTCAAGTACTTCAAGTACCTGCGAAAATGAGAACATATGAGATTCAACATAAGAGGAGAGCATGATACACAATGAACAAAAGCAGCATAACAAATGCGTCGTATGGACTACTAAACTGGATAACAGAAGCAATACTCATTTTTAAGCAGGACTTGTGAAACTGTATTTGAAGCATTTACTACTAAAATGGATAATAAAGATTTGAAGCACGACTTGTATCCAGAATTCTGGACCTCCAACACAGAGGGGGCTAAATTAGGTCGACACCATAGGCGACATGGCTTATGACAACCGTTTCCACTATCTAACAGCGTGCAATCAGCAAATCTGCTACTGATGGAGCGACTAATACAGTTGCCATCTCAATTTCTAATACTGGACTGACATTGAAAGATATCATGGTAAAAACTAAACTAAATTAGAATGCGTCGACAGAATACTTCAAGCGCTCCACATCACCCAGCCATCACAAATGGAGAACGAATTCCTAATCGCGATCCACTAGCAGATTGACAACCTACGATGCATCCGCCCTAGGATTCAAAAAGTGCTACCCGGCAACCACGCCCGACCAGGACTGCTCTTGTGCGTGGAtctggggagggagggagggagcggcGGCATGTCCGTACCTCTTCGAGAAGGCTCCGTCGGAGGTGACGGTGACCTTGCTCTTGTCGCGGGCGACGGTGACGGAGTCCCCGAGGTTGCCGGCCTTGCCCCCGGCGACCTTGATGCGCTCCTGCAGGAACTTCTCGAGCGACGCGATCTCCATGATCTTGTCGTCGACGGGCTTGGTGCAGTCGATCACGAAGGTGaccgaccccttcttcttcccgGCGCCCGCGCCGCCCTTGGTAGCCGCCGCCACGCCGCGCGCCATCTCGGTCCTCGCCTTGCCTGCTCTCCGGAGTCTGCTTCGGTGGTGGCTGCGCCTGAGTCGATAGGGTTTCTCGGACGCGGGCGGAGGTCTCTTATAAATACGGTTAGGGCTGGGAAGATCGGACGGTCGTCGTTGTTCGGTGGCGATATCGTAGGCCGTCTGATGCTGCTGTTATAATTGTCTAGTGGGCCGAAATGTTAGGCTGTGTTTGGGCCGGTTAAAGAACGCAGTTATCATCTCGATGTTTGATGAGCTTCTCTTCTTGTTGGGCTTTGGCTGCAGGCCCTATCGGCTAGTTCTGACACCTGTTTGAAACAATTTTCCCTTAAAAACAACCTGTTTGAAACAATAAACTAGTTTTCCCTCAATTGTTTGCACCATCCTATGGACTGAAAGTActagtaagtactccctccgttcctaaatataagtctttctactgattctaacaaatgactacatatatagcaaaatgagtgaatctacactctaaaatatgtctacatacatctgtacgttgttgccatttgaaatgtctaaaaagacttagatttagaaaaacggagggagtatgttgtaaCATGGAAGAACTGTCCAATCAGTTGCTACCAACTTAGGCCATTTTGAAGCATCGAGTGAACATCTATATTTCTTTCGGCGATGCTGGCCGTGTCGTAGGCCATGCACATTTTTTTTATAACCGATTGCCTAATTAAGCATGTAACTTAGTTTCCCTTTTACGCCCTCGAAAAGGATAGACATAATCTTGAAAGAATACATGCACATAGTGATATAACACGACAAAAGGTTCGTTCATATTTGAGTTAAGAACACTCTTTGATATTAAACTGGTGTTGGTTGCCGTTGCCGGTGTCACACACCTCACCTACTCTAATATTTGTCGTTGATGCCAGCGAGTGGGCCATCATGCTTTATGCAAAACTTGGGCAGGGTTATAGGCATGTGGACACCCACGGAAGAAAAATCTTGtgaagattttttctggaaattGGCTATGGGTCCTAGgcgcatatgcacccattgtctaaatacaTATTTTAAAAAGTTGAAAAATTCCGAACAAAATTCGGCatgtatatccggacattctatATGCGTGCACAAAGTTTTCGGTGAAAGCCAAGGTTTTttatggcttgtgtaaaaaagacaatttctgatacTTTATTATAACTATTCAccaggcatttctttatcttttttacacaagcaaCAAAAAACAtcgtttttcaccgaaactttGTGCACGCACATAGAATGTCCGGATATACCCGCAGTATTTTTGTCCCGATTTTTTTAAC
Protein-coding regions in this window:
- the LOC123170475 gene encoding 60S ribosomal protein L22-2; translation: MARGVAAATKGGAGAGKKKGSVTFVIDCTKPVDDKIMEIASLEKFLQERIKVAGGKAGNLGDSVTVARDKSKVTVTSDGAFSKRYLKYLTKKYLKKHNVRDWLRVISSNKDRSVYELRYFNIAENEGEEED
- the LOC123170474 gene encoding blue-light photoreceptor PHR2; the protein is MAAAASDSDPAAHPRDDPNLPFASFSLSLSLRTPTAPAATLASVPSAVRLPTQISTLAACLHPSAASSSPRRATRINAAAASLLSPLTASSPGLSRSFPSGAPGAAGRRRTLVWFRADLRLHDHEPLHAAVGASSSLLPVFVFDPRDFGKSPSGFDRTGPYRASFLLDSVADLRRSLRARGGDLVVRVGRPEVVIPELARAAGAEAVYAHGEVSRDECRAEEKVSKAIEKEGVEVKYFWGSTLYHLDDLPFRLNDMPSNYGGFREAVKGLEVRKVLDAPEEVKCVPMKNVLEPGDIPTLGELGLSAPPAMAQDSKSAAGSNLIGGEAEALERLKKFAAECCMQPNKAVKDSTQNSIYGANFSCKISPWLATGCLSPRFMYEELKKHAIRAIPSKDGDGTSDAGTNWLMFELLWRDFFRFVTKKYSSAQKTSEVAPATGCTPAPAFA